The Vicinamibacteria bacterium nucleotide sequence AGGTTCATCGCGCGAACGTAGTCGGTACGCTTCTCGATGATGCGCGTCGCTCTCCGGAGCGCGTTCTCCATCCCTCGGCCGTTTTCGAAGCGCTTGATGAAGTTGAAGACCTTCTCCGCGCCGATCCGACCGCGCTCCCGGATGCGCACCCCCCGGAGCTCACCGTTGAAAGCGAAGACGTTGGTGCCGTCGGAGAACGGCATATTGTTCTCGACGCGAATCCCCTCGTCACGAAAGGCGCTGCGCGCGTGAGCCACGAGCAGCCGCGTCGGCGGCAAATCGGGCAGATCATCCTCCCAGATGGGACGGATGCTCTTGTGGATTTCCCACCGGCCTTTCGCGCGGACCGCGCACCCCCATCCGTGGCCCTGGTACTCGCGACTCCGCTTCGCCACGAGGGCGAAGCCCGACAGGAGGGGCGCGATGTCGATGGCCACCAACGATTGCACCGCGAGCAACCGGCACATGTCGTCAGGG carries:
- a CDS encoding class II glutamine amidotransferase, whose translation is MCRLLAVQSLVAIDIAPLLSGFALVAKRSREYQGHGWGCAVRAKGRWEIHKSIRPIWEDDLPDLPPTRLLVAHARSAFRDEGIRVENNMPFSDGTNVFAFNGELRGVRIRERGRIGAEKVFNFIKRFENGRGMENALRRATRIIEKRTDYVRAMNLILSDGQTVLVHSRFAEDAEYFTMHYRRRKPGEPLVVCSEPIPGRDGWVPIGNGETCRFL